One window of the Triticum dicoccoides isolate Atlit2015 ecotype Zavitan chromosome 3B, WEW_v2.0, whole genome shotgun sequence genome contains the following:
- the LOC119275406 gene encoding GDSL esterase/lipase At5g45910-like isoform X2, whose translation MAASSSTSSELGLPLLPPSKAHNASFHRGANFAITGGTSLDTSFFEARGMRHTVWNSGSLHTQLKWFQDMKPSICNSPEECRDLFRRSLFIVGEFGGNDYAAALGAFLPVQKVHTFVPHIVDSIGKGIEKLIAEGAVELVVPGVLPIGCFPVYLSIFLKQQPEMYGPRSGCIKDLNTLSWVHNALLQRKIAGLRKKHPGVRIMYADYYTAVTQFVLHAEKWGFLKQTPKTCCGAPGVGVYNFNLTSKCGEPGAYACDDLSNHWNWDGVHLTEAAYGHIAKGWLYGPFADPPILEARQR comes from the exons ATGGCCGCCTCGTCGTCGACTTCATCG GAGCTGGGTCTgcctctgctgccgccgtccaagGCGCACAACGCGTCGTTCCACCGTGGTGCCAATTTCGCGATCACCGGCGGCACGTCGCTGGACACGAGCTTCTTTGAGGCGCGTGGGATGAGGCACACGGTCTGGAACTCCGGCTCCCTGCACACCCAGCTCAAGTGGTTTCAAGACATGAAGCCATCCATCTGCAACTCGCCAGAAG AGTGCAGGGACCTGTTCCGGCGGTCGCTGTTCATCGTCGGCGAGTTTGGCGGGAACGATTACGCGGCGGCGCTCGGCGCGTTCCTCCCGGTTCAGAAGGTGCACACGTTCGTGCCGCACATCGTCGACTCCATCGGCAAGGGAATCGAG AAGCTGATCGCGGAGGGGGCGGTGGAGCTGGTTGTGCCGGGCGTGCTGCCGATCGGCTGCTTCCCCGTGTACCTGTCCATCTTCCTCAAGCAGCAGCCGGAGATGTACGGCCCACGCAGCGGCTGCATCAAGGACCTTAACACGCTGTCCTGGGTGCACAACGCCCTGCTGCAGCGGAAGATCGCCGGGCTCCGGAAGAAACACCCCGGCGTGCGCATCATGTACGCGGACTACTACACCGCCGTCACGCAGTTCGTCCTGCACGCCGAGAAGTGGG GGTTCCTGAAGCAGACTCCAAAGACATGCTGCGGCGCGCCGGGCGTGGGGGTGTACAACTTCAACCTGACATCCAAGTGCGGCGAGCCAGGCGCTTACGCCTGCGACGACCTGTCAAACCACTGGAACTGGGACGGCGTCCACCTCACGGAGGCAGCCTACGGCCACATCGCCAAGGGATGGCTCTACGGGCCCTTCGCCGACCCGCCCATCCTAGAGGCAAGGCAACGTTAG
- the LOC119275406 gene encoding GDSL esterase/lipase At5g45910-like isoform X1 yields MMRFESVIGFALIVAGLWPLHAAAQKYAAIFNFGDSLADAGNLVVDGIPEYLATARLPYGMTYFGYPTGRVSDGRLVVDFIAQELGLPLLPPSKAHNASFHRGANFAITGGTSLDTSFFEARGMRHTVWNSGSLHTQLKWFQDMKPSICNSPEECRDLFRRSLFIVGEFGGNDYAAALGAFLPVQKVHTFVPHIVDSIGKGIEKLIAEGAVELVVPGVLPIGCFPVYLSIFLKQQPEMYGPRSGCIKDLNTLSWVHNALLQRKIAGLRKKHPGVRIMYADYYTAVTQFVLHAEKWGFLKQTPKTCCGAPGVGVYNFNLTSKCGEPGAYACDDLSNHWNWDGVHLTEAAYGHIAKGWLYGPFADPPILEARQR; encoded by the exons ATGATGAGGTTCGAGTCCGTAATTGGCTTCGCGCTCATAGTCGCCGGGCTCTGGCCGCTGCACGCGGCCGCGCAGAAGTACGCCGCTATCTTCAACTTTGGCGactccctcgccgacgccggcaacCTCGTCGTGGATGGCATCCCGGAGTACCTCGCCACGGCGCGCCTACCGTATGGCATGACGTACTTCGGGTACCCGACGGGGCGCGTCTCCGATGGCCGCCTCGTCGTCGACTTCATCG CGCAGGAGCTGGGTCTgcctctgctgccgccgtccaagGCGCACAACGCGTCGTTCCACCGTGGTGCCAATTTCGCGATCACCGGCGGCACGTCGCTGGACACGAGCTTCTTTGAGGCGCGTGGGATGAGGCACACGGTCTGGAACTCCGGCTCCCTGCACACCCAGCTCAAGTGGTTTCAAGACATGAAGCCATCCATCTGCAACTCGCCAGAAG AGTGCAGGGACCTGTTCCGGCGGTCGCTGTTCATCGTCGGCGAGTTTGGCGGGAACGATTACGCGGCGGCGCTCGGCGCGTTCCTCCCGGTTCAGAAGGTGCACACGTTCGTGCCGCACATCGTCGACTCCATCGGCAAGGGAATCGAG AAGCTGATCGCGGAGGGGGCGGTGGAGCTGGTTGTGCCGGGCGTGCTGCCGATCGGCTGCTTCCCCGTGTACCTGTCCATCTTCCTCAAGCAGCAGCCGGAGATGTACGGCCCACGCAGCGGCTGCATCAAGGACCTTAACACGCTGTCCTGGGTGCACAACGCCCTGCTGCAGCGGAAGATCGCCGGGCTCCGGAAGAAACACCCCGGCGTGCGCATCATGTACGCGGACTACTACACCGCCGTCACGCAGTTCGTCCTGCACGCCGAGAAGTGGG GGTTCCTGAAGCAGACTCCAAAGACATGCTGCGGCGCGCCGGGCGTGGGGGTGTACAACTTCAACCTGACATCCAAGTGCGGCGAGCCAGGCGCTTACGCCTGCGACGACCTGTCAAACCACTGGAACTGGGACGGCGTCCACCTCACGGAGGCAGCCTACGGCCACATCGCCAAGGGATGGCTCTACGGGCCCTTCGCCGACCCGCCCATCCTAGAGGCAAGGCAACGTTAG